Proteins from one Flavobacterium sp. N2038 genomic window:
- a CDS encoding MutS-related protein — MEAYISKVEHYSKIFNKISKRYNSVSILRILSVFFCLFMLFYYIKTNEALYILFAFLSFAGFLFLMRVHSKLSFKRDLTKAVIKINEDEISYLKKEKLSFENGIEFNDFHHPYAYDLDVFGEHSLFQNLNRTATFIGKKTLANALLNLFSTETILENQEAINELKTKIDWRQDFESLAIVSGDSKNSYDSLIHWISFKNNPLPKVLIALSIILPALFFGFVIAYFITSKTILLSYVTYIFIANLIVLGRSVKRIQSEIAQADNIDKTIKYYSLLVGKIETEKFESKKLIELQKQLVSKKASASSHLKQLSELFSRMDTISNFVTATLFNGSFLFNLHVLRALLKWKEDYAAELEKWINIIGEFEALNSLANLSYNNPDFVFPEINSEYKIGFENLSHPLLNPISRVGNDTHFYPESFMILTGSNMSGKSTFLRSLGVNMVLGGIGSAVCASKANMHPLPVLVSMRLSDSLADSESYFFAEIKRLKQIMDALEEGPAFVLLDEILRGTNSDDKRNGTIEVVKKVIAKKAIGAIATHDIEVCLTTNEYPEVLTNQCFEVEIKDNELHFDYKLRSGICKNKSATFLMQKMGVI; from the coding sequence ATGGAAGCATACATAAGTAAGGTTGAGCATTACTCAAAAATTTTTAATAAAATCAGTAAAAGATATAACAGCGTAAGTATTTTAAGAATTTTGAGCGTATTTTTTTGTTTGTTTATGTTGTTTTACTACATCAAAACCAATGAAGCGCTTTATATTCTGTTTGCTTTTCTATCTTTTGCTGGTTTTCTTTTTTTGATGAGAGTGCATTCAAAATTATCATTCAAAAGAGATTTAACAAAAGCAGTTATAAAAATTAATGAAGACGAAATATCTTACTTGAAAAAAGAAAAGCTTTCTTTTGAAAACGGTATAGAGTTCAACGATTTTCATCATCCTTATGCTTATGATCTGGATGTTTTTGGAGAGCATTCCTTGTTTCAGAATTTAAATAGAACAGCCACTTTTATAGGTAAAAAAACACTAGCTAATGCCTTATTGAATCTGTTTTCTACCGAAACGATTTTAGAAAACCAGGAAGCAATAAACGAATTAAAAACTAAAATAGACTGGCGTCAGGATTTTGAATCACTTGCAATTGTCAGTGGTGACAGTAAGAACTCATATGACTCATTAATTCATTGGATATCATTTAAAAATAATCCTTTACCTAAAGTTTTAATTGCACTTTCGATAATTCTTCCCGCATTGTTTTTTGGTTTCGTAATTGCCTATTTTATTACTTCAAAGACAATTCTTTTATCTTATGTTACTTATATATTTATTGCCAATTTAATTGTTTTAGGAAGATCAGTAAAACGAATTCAATCAGAAATCGCTCAAGCGGATAATATTGATAAAACGATTAAATATTACAGTTTATTAGTAGGAAAGATTGAAACTGAAAAATTTGAATCTAAAAAGTTAATTGAATTACAAAAACAGTTAGTTTCTAAAAAAGCATCGGCAAGTTCTCATTTAAAGCAATTATCAGAACTATTTTCGAGAATGGATACCATTAGTAATTTTGTGACAGCTACTTTATTTAATGGATCGTTTTTATTTAATCTGCATGTTTTAAGAGCTCTTTTAAAGTGGAAAGAAGATTATGCGGCTGAACTTGAAAAATGGATTAATATAATTGGAGAATTTGAAGCTTTGAATAGCTTGGCAAATCTTTCGTATAATAATCCTGATTTTGTTTTCCCTGAAATTAATTCAGAATATAAAATTGGATTTGAAAATTTAAGCCATCCATTATTGAATCCGATAAGCAGAGTAGGGAACGATACTCATTTTTATCCTGAATCATTTATGATTCTTACAGGTTCAAATATGTCCGGAAAAAGTACTTTTTTAAGAAGCTTAGGAGTTAATATGGTTCTTGGTGGAATTGGTTCAGCTGTTTGTGCTTCAAAAGCTAATATGCATCCACTTCCAGTTTTAGTTTCAATGCGATTGTCCGATTCTTTAGCGGATAGTGAATCGTATTTTTTTGCCGAAATTAAGCGATTAAAACAAATTATGGATGCTTTGGAAGAGGGCCCAGCATTTGTTTTGCTGGATGAAATTTTAAGAGGCACAAATTCTGATGATAAACGAAACGGAACTATTGAAGTAGTGAAAAAAGTAATTGCAAAAAAAGCCATTGGAGCAATTGCTACACATGATATAGAAGTTTGTTTAACAACAAATGAATATCCTGAGGTTTTGACCAATCAATGTTTTGAAGTTGAAATCAAAGACAATGAACTTCATTTTGATTATAAACTTCGTTCGGGAATTTGCAAGAATAAAAGTGCTACTTTTTTAATGCAGAAAATGGGTGTTATTTAA
- a CDS encoding helix-turn-helix domain-containing protein, producing MPVKKDQNIPLLGLQEFKTNQNWHNDQLLFNELHGERHIDKPHQHDFFIIVLFDQAKGIHNIDFVDYNINNHQIHLLFPGQVHKWSIEPETTGYQLMIDRDFFESFSSAFRFSFVQYHNHPVIQLSQESYKLIHYEFDAIKNELESKDCLQELISSRTAVIASVISKEAAKIFDDHDIYQTEPRIAKFQELIDNSFKEEKLVSFYASKLHVSANYLNILCKKHLKISATQLIQQRIILESKRQLKTTALSVKEIAFNLGFIDHAYFSNFFKTQTGITPTNFREQL from the coding sequence ATGCCAGTTAAAAAAGACCAAAACATTCCGCTTCTTGGCCTTCAGGAATTCAAAACAAACCAAAACTGGCATAACGATCAGCTTTTATTTAATGAGCTACATGGTGAACGCCATATTGACAAACCACATCAGCACGATTTTTTTATCATCGTGCTTTTTGATCAGGCAAAAGGTATTCATAATATTGACTTTGTCGATTACAACATCAACAACCATCAAATTCATTTACTTTTCCCGGGACAAGTACACAAATGGAGTATTGAACCCGAAACAACCGGTTATCAATTAATGATTGACAGAGATTTCTTTGAAAGCTTTTCTTCGGCTTTTCGTTTTTCATTTGTTCAGTATCATAATCATCCCGTTATCCAACTCAGTCAGGAATCTTATAAGCTCATACATTACGAGTTTGATGCCATTAAAAACGAACTGGAAAGCAAAGACTGTCTTCAGGAATTAATTAGCTCACGCACTGCGGTAATTGCCTCTGTAATAAGCAAAGAAGCTGCAAAAATCTTTGACGATCACGATATTTATCAAACTGAACCCCGTATTGCAAAGTTTCAGGAGTTGATTGATAACTCTTTTAAAGAAGAAAAATTGGTTTCTTTTTATGCTTCAAAACTTCATGTTTCAGCCAATTACCTTAATATACTCTGTAAAAAGCACTTAAAAATTTCAGCAACACAATTAATTCAGCAGCGAATTATTCTGGAATCTAAACGACAACTTAAAACAACAGCACTTTCGGTTAAAGAAATAGCCTTCAATTTAGGTTTTATAGATCATGCCTATTTTTCAAATTTCTTTAAAACCCAAACTGGTATAACTCCAACTAATTTTCGAGAGCAGTTATAA
- a CDS encoding DsbA family oxidoreductase has product MKIEIWSDIMCPFCYIGKRQLETALEQFPNKEIEIEWKSFQLDPTITPQSGKDVYTFLAERKGMSIEQSKEMHKGVTERAKSVGLDYNFDKAIISNSFTAHRVIQLAKTKKLGDKMEEIFFKAYFTEGRDLNNGPTLIELAEKAGLDKEEVLKVLTDENLFSKEVEHDIKEAQEIGVQGVPFFVFDRKYAVSGAQPVEAFINTINEVLK; this is encoded by the coding sequence ATGAAAATAGAAATTTGGTCGGACATCATGTGTCCGTTTTGTTATATCGGAAAAAGACAACTGGAAACTGCATTAGAGCAATTTCCTAATAAGGAAATTGAAATTGAATGGAAAAGCTTTCAGCTTGATCCCACCATTACACCACAGTCCGGAAAAGATGTTTATACGTTTTTAGCCGAGCGAAAAGGCATGTCTATTGAACAATCTAAAGAAATGCATAAAGGAGTCACAGAACGTGCAAAAAGCGTTGGATTAGACTATAACTTTGACAAAGCAATCATTTCAAATTCCTTTACTGCACATCGCGTTATACAACTAGCTAAAACAAAAAAGTTAGGTGACAAAATGGAAGAAATATTCTTCAAAGCTTATTTTACAGAAGGCCGTGACCTAAATAATGGTCCAACTCTAATTGAATTGGCCGAAAAAGCCGGATTAGATAAAGAAGAAGTTCTGAAAGTACTGACAGATGAAAACTTATTTTCTAAAGAAGTGGAACACGATATCAAAGAAGCACAGGAAATTGGTGTGCAGGGAGTTCCTTTTTTCGTCTTTGACCGAAAATATGCTGTTTCCGGCGCTCAGCCTGTAGAGGCCTTTATTAATACAATAAATGAGGTTCTGAAATAA
- a CDS encoding universal stress protein, protein MKKILFPTDFSEAATNAFVHALEFAKIVKAELILLHTFEIPVYDSQFFPENYASIYSSIELAKFEMFKDEIPKLRAIAAERKLEDIVIKHRLMDGDLIYNLKNAVEEDHIDFVIMGTTGVSDWTKFFTGSNTNSVISGVNVPVLCIPVDAEYKKIRTIGFTTRYREKDKDVLRKILKIAKKTEAKVKSLYVRTSNSDVSDVVMKEWEKEFAGENVEFLVLPSDEVKETILDFILYKDVDILTTITHKRSFFESIFETSFSKKITKEVSIPVLIMHEN, encoded by the coding sequence ATGAAAAAGATATTATTTCCTACGGATTTTTCTGAAGCAGCAACAAATGCGTTTGTACACGCTTTAGAATTTGCTAAAATTGTCAAAGCCGAACTTATTTTACTTCATACATTTGAGATTCCGGTTTATGACAGCCAGTTTTTTCCGGAGAATTACGCCTCGATTTATAGTTCAATAGAATTAGCGAAGTTTGAAATGTTTAAAGATGAAATTCCTAAACTTCGTGCTATCGCTGCCGAACGAAAGTTGGAAGATATTGTGATAAAACACCGTTTAATGGATGGTGATTTAATCTATAATCTAAAAAATGCAGTAGAAGAGGATCATATTGATTTTGTAATTATGGGAACCACAGGAGTTTCAGACTGGACAAAATTTTTCACAGGTTCCAATACAAATTCGGTTATTTCCGGAGTAAATGTGCCAGTATTATGTATTCCTGTTGATGCTGAATATAAGAAAATCAGAACAATTGGTTTTACAACCCGATATCGTGAAAAAGATAAAGACGTCCTTCGTAAAATATTAAAAATTGCAAAAAAAACTGAGGCAAAAGTAAAAAGTTTATACGTTAGAACTTCAAATTCAGATGTCTCTGATGTTGTAATGAAGGAATGGGAGAAAGAATTTGCCGGCGAAAATGTAGAGTTTCTTGTTTTACCGAGTGATGAAGTTAAGGAAACAATTCTTGATTTTATCCTTTATAAAGATGTTGATATTTTAACCACAATAACGCACAAAAGATCTTTCTTTGAATCTATTTTTGAGACAAGTTTTAGTAAAAAAATTACCAAAGAAGTTTCGATACCAGTTTTAATAATGCACGAAAATTGA
- a CDS encoding amidohydrolase: protein MKNSNITRKDFLRNSVYSVAGLAVGSSFINTAAASTNTETDSKINITVGKNYTIKNVRLETGFEYIEGEVVHTKTELFCIEISDGKIKAISANKPNMDAIDAKGFLMLPAFRDMHIHLDKTFYDDWQAVKRRTGGVKGMIALEQQILPEMLKDSTHKAEKLIELLQSHGTSFARSHVNIEPTSKLQSLKNLQKALENKKNTFGAELVAFPQHGVFYTDSVPYLKEAAQMDIDFIGGLDPYSIDGSIEKTIDFTVQLALDHNKGIDIHLHESGESGLKTIEYLITKVNENKNLKGKTFLSHCFALGKLDSAKQDEMAQKLSSAQVGIVSTIPFGNLIMPIPTLMKHGVNVMTGNDSIIDHWNTFGTGSVLQKANLAAQLYGQVTEFGLSRMLKLATAGPIPLDDKGVQQWPKAGDIANLVFLDASCSAEAVSRMSPIKSLIHNGNKVY from the coding sequence ATGAAAAACTCAAATATAACCCGCAAAGATTTTTTACGCAATTCTGTATATAGTGTTGCCGGACTCGCAGTTGGCTCAAGTTTTATAAATACTGCAGCAGCCTCTACAAATACTGAAACAGATTCTAAGATAAATATAACGGTTGGAAAAAATTATACAATAAAAAATGTCCGACTAGAAACAGGTTTCGAATACATAGAAGGAGAAGTTGTACACACTAAAACCGAATTATTCTGTATTGAAATAAGCGACGGAAAAATAAAAGCCATTTCTGCAAACAAACCCAATATGGATGCTATTGATGCAAAAGGTTTCTTAATGCTTCCCGCTTTTCGCGACATGCATATTCATCTCGATAAAACATTTTATGATGACTGGCAAGCTGTAAAAAGAAGAACAGGAGGTGTAAAGGGAATGATTGCGCTTGAACAGCAAATATTACCTGAAATGCTAAAAGATTCTACGCATAAAGCAGAAAAATTAATCGAGTTATTACAATCTCACGGAACTTCATTTGCACGCAGCCATGTAAACATAGAACCAACATCAAAACTGCAGTCTTTAAAAAATCTGCAAAAAGCTTTAGAAAACAAAAAAAATACTTTTGGTGCAGAATTAGTTGCTTTTCCACAACATGGTGTTTTTTATACCGATTCAGTCCCATATCTAAAAGAAGCTGCCCAAATGGACATTGACTTTATTGGTGGACTCGATCCATATTCTATTGATGGTTCTATTGAAAAAACAATTGATTTTACAGTCCAATTAGCCTTAGACCATAACAAAGGAATTGATATCCACTTGCATGAATCAGGAGAATCAGGGCTCAAAACCATCGAATACCTTATTACAAAAGTCAATGAAAATAAAAATTTAAAAGGAAAGACCTTTCTGAGTCATTGTTTTGCTCTTGGAAAATTGGATTCTGCTAAACAAGACGAAATGGCACAAAAATTAAGCAGCGCGCAGGTAGGAATCGTATCAACTATTCCATTTGGCAATCTGATCATGCCAATTCCAACTTTAATGAAGCATGGCGTAAATGTAATGACTGGTAACGACAGCATTATAGATCATTGGAACACTTTTGGAACAGGAAGTGTTTTACAGAAAGCCAATCTTGCGGCACAATTATATGGACAAGTAACTGAATTTGGTTTATCAAGAATGCTAAAACTTGCTACAGCCGGACCAATCCCTTTAGACGACAAAGGCGTACAGCAATGGCCAAAAGCTGGGGATATAGCCAACTTGGTATTTCTAGACGCCAGTTGTTCTGCCGAAGCAGTCTCCAGAATGTCACCCATAAAATCATTAATTCATAACGGAAACAAAGTTTATTAA
- the dnaN gene encoding DNA polymerase III subunit beta, translated as MKFIVSSSYLLKQLQVLGSVINSNNTLPILDNFLFELDNNALTVSASDLETTMSATLSIDSTSKGSVAVPAKLLLEILKTFPEQPLTFTVEDNNTVEISSNSGKYALAYAAGEEFPKSVNLEDPSVTLVPADVLATAVSKTIFAAGNDDLRPVMSGVFFQFSPEGLTFVATDAHKLVKYARADVKASQVADFIMPKKPLNILKSILGSSDAEVKIEYNDSNATFSFDNYILMCRLIDGKYPNYEAVIPKENPNKLMIDRSLFLSSVRRVAIFSNKTTHQIRLKIAGAELNVSAEDIDYSNKAEERLTCDYQGDDLQIGFNSRFLIEMLTNLQSDMIMLEMSLPNRAGILTPVDGLEEGETVTMLVMPVMLNS; from the coding sequence ATGAAATTTATAGTATCGAGTTCGTACTTATTAAAACAATTACAAGTTTTAGGTAGTGTAATTAACAGCAACAATACACTTCCTATTTTAGATAACTTTTTATTTGAACTAGACAATAATGCATTGACAGTTTCGGCTTCAGATCTTGAAACCACTATGTCTGCTACATTGTCAATCGATTCTACAAGCAAAGGTAGTGTTGCTGTACCGGCTAAACTTTTGCTTGAAATTTTAAAAACTTTTCCGGAACAACCTTTAACTTTTACAGTTGAAGACAACAATACAGTTGAAATTAGTTCTAACTCTGGAAAATATGCATTAGCATATGCAGCCGGAGAAGAATTTCCTAAATCTGTAAATCTTGAAGACCCGTCTGTTACTTTAGTTCCTGCTGATGTTTTGGCAACTGCTGTAAGCAAAACCATTTTTGCTGCCGGGAATGATGATTTGCGTCCGGTAATGTCTGGAGTATTTTTCCAGTTTTCGCCAGAAGGTTTGACTTTTGTTGCTACTGATGCTCACAAATTGGTAAAATATGCTCGTGCAGATGTAAAAGCATCTCAGGTTGCAGATTTTATTATGCCAAAGAAACCTTTAAATATTTTAAAAAGTATTTTAGGCAGCTCTGATGCTGAAGTAAAAATTGAATACAACGATTCAAATGCGACTTTCTCATTTGACAATTATATCTTAATGTGTCGTTTAATCGATGGAAAGTACCCTAATTATGAAGCGGTAATTCCTAAAGAAAATCCAAACAAATTAATGATCGACCGTTCTTTATTTTTAAGTTCTGTTCGTCGTGTTGCGATTTTTTCTAATAAAACTACACACCAAATTCGTTTAAAAATCGCAGGGGCCGAACTAAATGTTTCTGCAGAGGATATTGATTACTCAAATAAAGCCGAAGAAAGATTGACTTGTGATTACCAAGGTGATGATTTACAAATTGGTTTCAACTCTCGTTTCTTAATCGAAATGCTTACTAACTTACAATCAGACATGATTATGTTAGAAATGTCATTACCTAACAGAGCAGGGATTTTAACACCTGTAGACGGTTTAGAAGAGGGAGAAACTGTTACCATGCTGGTTATGCCGGTAATGTTAAATAGTTAA
- the mnmE gene encoding tRNA uridine-5-carboxymethylaminomethyl(34) synthesis GTPase MnmE, with amino-acid sequence MINQDSIVALATPSGAGAIAIIRISGAEAISIGNAVFKSIKNKDLTKQKTHTLHLGHIVDNEKTLDEVLVSVFKGPNSYTGEDTIEISCHGSTYIQQQIIQLLLRKGCRMADAGEFTLRAFLNGKLDLSQAEAVADLISSDNEASHQIAMQQMRGGFSNEIAKLREELLNFASLIELELDFAEEDVEFADRGQFHELLNRIEFVLKRLIDSFAVGNVIKNGIPVAIVGEPNVGKSTLLNALLNEERAIVSDIAGTTRDTIEDELVIGGIGFRFIDTAGIRETKDVVESIGIKKTFEKIDQAQVVIYLFDGLKFQVSSSEFVSEIEQIKNKYPLKPLVIVVNKRDILSADEVSNITTKLENLNAKLLLISAKEKIGVDDLKNELLSFVNTGALRNNETIVTNTRHYDSLLKALDEIQKVKHGLETNLSSDLIALDIREALYQFGLITGQVSNDELLGNIFANFCIGK; translated from the coding sequence ATGATAAATCAAGATTCTATAGTTGCATTGGCTACTCCATCCGGAGCGGGCGCTATTGCAATAATTCGTATTTCGGGTGCAGAAGCCATTTCAATTGGTAATGCTGTTTTTAAATCTATCAAAAACAAAGATTTAACGAAACAAAAGACACACACTTTGCATTTAGGTCATATCGTTGATAATGAAAAAACACTTGACGAAGTTTTGGTATCTGTTTTTAAAGGCCCAAATTCTTATACTGGCGAAGACACCATCGAAATTTCCTGTCACGGCTCTACTTATATTCAACAGCAGATTATCCAGTTGCTATTGCGAAAAGGATGCAGAATGGCGGATGCCGGTGAATTTACACTAAGGGCTTTCCTGAATGGAAAACTTGATTTATCACAGGCAGAAGCTGTTGCCGATTTAATTTCGTCAGACAATGAGGCTTCTCACCAAATTGCCATGCAGCAAATGCGCGGCGGATTTAGTAATGAAATTGCTAAGCTGAGAGAAGAACTTTTAAATTTTGCCTCATTAATAGAACTGGAACTGGATTTCGCAGAAGAAGATGTTGAATTTGCAGACCGCGGTCAGTTTCATGAATTGCTAAATCGAATAGAATTTGTTTTAAAGCGCTTAATCGATTCATTTGCTGTTGGAAACGTAATAAAAAACGGAATTCCGGTTGCCATTGTTGGGGAACCAAATGTGGGAAAATCGACCTTGTTAAATGCTTTATTGAATGAAGAACGTGCCATAGTTTCTGATATTGCCGGAACAACCCGTGATACTATTGAAGATGAATTGGTCATTGGCGGAATTGGTTTTCGCTTTATAGATACAGCAGGAATTCGCGAAACTAAAGATGTCGTTGAAAGTATTGGAATTAAGAAGACTTTTGAAAAAATTGATCAGGCGCAAGTTGTGATCTATTTGTTTGATGGATTAAAATTTCAGGTTTCAAGTTCTGAGTTTGTTTCTGAAATTGAACAAATCAAAAATAAATACCCGCTAAAACCTTTAGTAATTGTCGTGAATAAAAGAGATATATTATCTGCTGACGAAGTCTCAAATATCACAACTAAACTTGAAAATTTAAATGCAAAACTTTTACTAATATCCGCAAAAGAGAAAATTGGTGTTGACGATTTAAAGAATGAATTACTTTCTTTTGTTAATACTGGAGCTCTTCGAAATAATGAAACTATAGTAACTAATACAAGGCATTACGATTCTTTACTTAAAGCTTTAGATGAAATACAAAAAGTAAAACACGGTCTTGAAACCAATCTTTCAAGTGATCTTATTGCGCTTGATATTCGTGAGGCTTTGTACCAATTCGGGTTGATTACAGGTCAGGTTTCAAACGACGAATTACTGGGTAATATATTCGCTAATTTCTGTATTGGCAAATGA
- the gldG gene encoding gliding motility-associated ABC transporter substrate-binding protein GldG — MKISNKLNLKTLGITIFVLIVLNVLGSLFFHRFDLTKDKRYTLSETSLNILKQVKNPLSIKIYMQGELPADFRRLQQETKQLLEEFQAYNGNIVFEFVNPMENEDESMEIVKSLYQKGLTPINITVDDKGKQSQAMVFPWAVAVYNNKEVNIPLLKNIMGASTTKKVTGSIQHLEYSIADAINKITKDRQKKIAIIKGNGELSEIHIGKLLRQIKESYYIGPFTLDSVAKDPNGTLKALKNYDLAIISKPTQNFSDEEKEVLDQFIINGGKTLWLVDQVAADMDSLYNQAGATLAYPRDLNLNDMFFKYGFRINPDLVKDEQGSPIKLATGEQGSATQYQDFIWKFAPVVTPTSLHPIVKNLGGIKFDFASPIDTLKNGIKKTVLMQSSQYSKKIGTPAEINLNIVTEQTSPDDYLNKGNLILSVLLEGSFNSVFENRVLPFKDNSFLPKGKPTKMIVVSDGDIARNQLDKNMMPVELGYDQRTGNLYDNKDFMMNCVNYLLDDTGLINIRSKDVELPLLDKEKVYENYTVTQFITIGLPILILLVFGVAFTFIRKRKYSK, encoded by the coding sequence ATGAAAATATCTAATAAATTAAATTTAAAAACATTAGGCATTACCATTTTTGTTTTAATTGTTTTAAATGTACTCGGAAGCTTATTTTTTCACCGTTTCGATTTAACAAAAGACAAACGATATACATTATCTGAAACCTCTTTAAATATTTTAAAGCAGGTTAAAAATCCGTTGTCAATAAAAATCTACATGCAAGGAGAACTTCCTGCAGATTTTAGACGTTTACAACAGGAAACCAAACAATTACTGGAAGAATTTCAGGCGTATAATGGCAATATTGTTTTTGAATTCGTAAATCCGATGGAGAACGAAGATGAAAGCATGGAAATCGTCAAATCACTATATCAAAAAGGATTAACGCCAATAAACATTACTGTTGACGACAAAGGAAAGCAATCTCAGGCAATGGTTTTTCCGTGGGCTGTTGCAGTTTATAACAACAAAGAAGTCAATATTCCCTTATTGAAAAACATAATGGGCGCTTCGACTACTAAAAAAGTAACCGGATCTATTCAGCATTTAGAATATTCGATTGCAGATGCCATCAATAAAATCACAAAAGACAGACAGAAAAAAATCGCTATTATTAAAGGAAATGGTGAATTATCTGAAATTCATATCGGTAAATTATTAAGACAAATAAAGGAGAGTTACTATATTGGTCCATTTACTTTAGATTCTGTTGCAAAAGATCCAAACGGAACTTTAAAAGCTTTAAAAAACTATGATTTAGCAATTATTTCTAAGCCTACCCAAAATTTTTCTGATGAAGAAAAAGAAGTTTTAGACCAGTTTATCATCAATGGCGGAAAAACTTTATGGTTAGTAGATCAGGTTGCTGCAGATATGGATAGTTTGTACAATCAGGCCGGTGCGACTCTTGCATATCCAAGAGACCTGAATTTAAACGATATGTTTTTTAAATACGGATTTAGAATTAATCCTGATTTAGTAAAAGATGAACAAGGAAGCCCAATAAAACTGGCTACAGGCGAACAAGGAAGTGCAACTCAATATCAGGATTTTATATGGAAATTTGCTCCTGTAGTTACACCAACAAGCCTACACCCTATTGTAAAAAATTTAGGTGGAATTAAATTTGATTTTGCCAGTCCAATTGACACTTTGAAAAACGGAATCAAAAAAACGGTTTTAATGCAGTCATCCCAATATTCAAAGAAAATTGGAACACCAGCCGAAATAAATTTAAACATCGTAACAGAACAGACTTCTCCTGATGACTATTTAAACAAAGGAAACCTGATACTTTCAGTTTTATTGGAAGGTAGCTTTAATTCTGTTTTTGAAAATCGTGTTTTACCTTTCAAAGACAATTCTTTTCTGCCAAAAGGAAAACCAACCAAAATGATTGTAGTTTCTGATGGAGATATTGCCCGAAACCAGTTAGACAAAAACATGATGCCGGTTGAGTTAGGTTACGATCAAAGGACCGGAAATCTTTATGACAACAAGGATTTTATGATGAATTGTGTTAATTATCTTCTGGACGATACAGGACTTATTAACATTAGAAGTAAAGATGTAGAACTGCCTTTACTTGACAAAGAAAAAGTTTACGAGAATTACACTGTGACGCAATTCATAACTATCGGACTTCCAATTCTAATTTTATTGGTTTTTGGAGTTGCATTTACCTTCATCAGAAAAAGAAAATACAGTAAATAG
- the gldF gene encoding gliding motility-associated ABC transporter permease subunit GldF has protein sequence MKSIILREIKSFFGSPIGYLVIAIFLISNGLFLWVFEGDYNILNTGYADLTPFFTLAPWILIFLIPAVTMRSFSDEKKQGTLELLLTKPLSVWEIVNGKFFGSFLLIILAIIPTFIYVKVISNLGLPEGNIDMGSTIGSYFGLLFLIASYSAIGIFTSTLSENQIVAFIIAVFLCFVFYFGFEGIATLLPGQSTIISAFGMQDHFKSISRGVIDTRDVIYFLSITVLFLSLTVYQLKSFKA, from the coding sequence ATGAAGTCTATAATTTTAAGAGAAATAAAATCTTTTTTTGGATCTCCTATTGGCTATTTGGTCATTGCGATTTTCTTAATCAGCAACGGACTATTTTTATGGGTATTTGAAGGAGATTATAATATACTAAATACAGGTTATGCCGATTTAACTCCTTTTTTTACATTAGCTCCCTGGATCCTGATTTTCCTGATTCCGGCAGTTACCATGAGAAGTTTCTCTGACGAAAAAAAACAAGGAACCCTTGAATTGCTTTTAACCAAACCATTATCTGTTTGGGAAATTGTAAACGGGAAATTCTTCGGTTCTTTTTTATTAATTATACTGGCAATTATTCCAACTTTTATCTATGTAAAAGTAATTTCTAATTTAGGTTTACCTGAAGGAAATATCGATATGGGCAGCACCATTGGTTCATATTTTGGATTATTATTCCTGATTGCCTCTTATTCTGCCATTGGAATCTTTACTTCAACTCTATCAGAAAATCAAATCGTAGCTTTTATTATTGCTGTCTTTTTATGTTTTGTTTTTTATTTTGGTTTTGAAGGTATTGCTACTTTATTACCCGGACAATCTACCATAATTTCGGCTTTTGGAATGCAGGATCACTTTAAAAGTATCAGCCGTGGTGTCATCGATACACGTGATGTTATTTATTTTTTAAGCATTACCGTATTATTTTTATCTCTTACTGTTTATCAATTAAAATCTTTTAAAGCGTAA
- a CDS encoding putative quinol monooxygenase: protein MFVRIVKMSFHEEKIPDFLENFESIKHKIRNAEGNRFLELYQDKNDKCIFFTYSYWETEQDLENYRQSELFDTVWSFTKKLFNAKPEAWSVDKLVSLN, encoded by the coding sequence ATGTTCGTAAGAATAGTAAAAATGAGTTTTCATGAAGAAAAAATTCCGGATTTTCTGGAGAATTTTGAATCCATAAAACATAAAATACGAAATGCAGAGGGAAATCGTTTTCTAGAACTGTATCAGGACAAAAACGATAAATGCATATTTTTTACCTACAGTTATTGGGAAACCGAACAAGATTTAGAAAATTACAGACAATCTGAACTTTTTGATACTGTTTGGAGTTTTACAAAAAAACTGTTCAACGCCAAGCCTGAAGCCTGGAGTGTAGATAAACTAGTGAGCCTAAATTAA